GCACGCAGCGCAAAAAGTTTTCAGGTTTGATTCATGTATGAGTGTATAAAATCCGATCCCCTACGCGTCATGGGCACAGAGTGAGGCAGGCTGTGTCGCGCGGGAAGCGCAGCACTGTGTACCAGAACAGAtacagaagaaaagaaaacttAAACGAGTGAGCGGGAGCAGAGATCGACGTGCCGTGACCCCTGACGCGTTGGTCGCGCGATGAGATCTCGAGAAAACTGCATGGAGTTGAAAAAAAAGGTGGCGGCGTGAGAAAtcctgcgcggcgacacgAAGAGCGCTTCCAAATGGCCGCGTACGGGGTTAGTCAGCCTTCCACTCAGTGCGCGGACGTTTTGCTTCGAGGAAACTTTGAAGGGAACGCGAcaaggagagacgaagagctTAGAGAGAgggtcttcttcgctcccgTCCTCGCGCCTTTGCGCACACGACCAAAAACGGCTggggacgcggaggccgccacgAAAGCGGAAGTAAACGAGCGGAAAATCGAGACGGGCAGGGGCGTCCACCCAACAGACAAAACTGAGTGAAAACAACGCGCAAAATGCAAGCGACTGTAAGCAAGCCAAAGCGACGGAGACATGATCGTTGTTCGCCATCTTCCATTccgtcgctgcatgcgtgcgcatgcatagGGCTGAGGTCCTTCAGCGGGCGTCACCTGTAGTGTTCTTTCCATTTCTGAGGATTGTGTGTCATTTTCCTTATCTCACGCGACAACAGATGCAAGAGTCTGTCTGCACTGCACCTCTGTGCAAACAGGCAGGGCGTcaaacgcagaaaaacgtGTGCGACTCTCTCCGCGGTGTGTAGCGCAGCTCATAGCGGAGCAGTGTCTCCCAGCGGCATTGCGCACACGCCGACGAGGCTGTAGAAAAACAGGAACTTCAGGCTTGCTAGGAGTGCTGTGAAGTTGCAGAGACCTTTGGGAATGCTGTTGCATAGGTTTTTCATCTCTCCGGACACTGTTCATGACGCGTGTTTGACAGAattctgcaggcgcagaccgTAAGGGCTTCAGGAGGCATCAAGTGCGGCTTAACAGTTTTCCATTCCCGTTCTCACGGCATACTCACGTTTCAACAGAGATACGACTGACGTGTTGTGAAGCGGATAGCATGCATGTCCAGCGATCAGGGAGGCTCGGGCGGGTGACCGAACAAACCTTGCCAATTTTGGTAAACTCCCAGGCACTGGCAACAGGAATGATATTGCGTTACTCTCGGACGATTTTAGGGCATTTCGTGGGGGCGTAGCTCACAGCTTGTATTCTCTTtccagcgaagagaggcgggGGTCGCGTTCTGCGAAAAAGCGCAGAACGCGAACACTGCGCGTCCAGCTGCTTACGGCAATTGATGATCAACGTCCGCGCGTGAGCGGCAAAGCACGTGCAGGCGGAAGGGCGGCCTCGGAAAAATAGATTGAAAGGAATGATGACGCTTGAGAGCCGGTCACTAATAACTGGCATAGCCGGTCTCTCCCGGCCCCTTATCTCATGCAGCTGATCCGAATGTTGTAGAAAACGCGACTTGTCGCCTAGCACGGCGCCCGACAGCGTGCTGCGTGTAGCTTTTCCCAGCGGACATGCGTCGCCTCGGAGACTGGCGTTGATAGGCAAGTCACTTCAAGCACTGAAGTGTCAcaggacgcgcgagactgCAGCGGAAAGTCGGCCCCCTTGTCGATATTCGCAGCCGACGCATCACACATTTGGGGGTGATACTCGTGCTGAACGCACTACACGAATGTGTTTCTTGTAGCCGCGCACCGACTGGCTGATGACCGCGTGTAAGGACTTTGACAGGGGTCAGGGGAAGCGGGGGCTTGTGAGGAAGGAGGGCATCGGCTCATGTCCGTTCACAGTGTCGCGTCTAGATTTTGGTAATCGTGTCTTCAGTCTCGAATGGGTTGGTTCACCGCGGCCACCGCGTAGTTGCAGGCTTGTTTGCCACGTCAGGAAAATACTCTGAGGAGCTGCTGTGCTCAAGCCAGGGCTCCTGGGCGCGCTCAGGCAAAGTAATAGTGAAGTTACAGGGCAGCTTCACGCATCATCACACGAAATGCTGGCTGGCAAAGCACCGTCGCAGACGTGCCGATTGTTGAGGAACTGTGCTGCGTGGGAACAGGAACAGACATGGCATGACTCGGTTATCGCGCTCGGTTATTTGTCGAGCTTTTCGCGTGAGCCTCCGTTGCCATATGCATGAGTCAACGAAGGCATTTTATAACCAAATTATTTCTGATTCCTTGGGGAGATCGCGCTTCCAGGCACAACAGCCCATCGATGCTTCGCTTCCCTAGAACACACGAAGTCGTCTGCATTAGTTCGTGGCACTAGTGACGACGTGGATTGCGGTCGACAAGCGGGCCGTGTGTCTTTCCACCCAGGTTGCCGGCAAAACGAAATGGGCCGCTCAACCCGAGAGACTCCCCGTTTACCTCCATTCATCGAAGAGGGGGGAAGATGCCGCTTGAGCCGAAGTCCCTCCACAGGACCGTCTGCTTTACGCAGCTCCACCGTGGACTGCGCACACTACACATGGGCATTCAGCGAAGAGCTAGCGAGCAGGCAACACATCTGGCTGAAGCTTCGCCAATATAGTGAGTATCTGTTCGCGCAGTAGACAAGCGTGGTTGGGATGTTCAGGATCGGGTGGTGTCACAACGTGCCAACGATAAAGTCCGGCTCGGTGGGATCAGCTTGATGCGAATGGCGTCGCAACAGCGCCCAAGCCGCATTGTGGAAACATCGCgggcagcagaaggcggcggcggctgcggcagatgAGTCAAACGGCGTCTCTTGCAAGCACCAAGACTGCGTGAAAGAACGGGAAGCTGTGCTGGGTTCAATGAGCAAAACGTTCTTTCCTCATCATCCGCTGGACGCGAACACCTCAAATCCGGTTGTGCTGGATGAGGCGGTATACGCTTCTTGTCTATTGACGGAGGTCCTGACCATTTTTTATCATCCCGTACCTTGTTGGCTGTCTCTCTAATGGGTGACCAGTCGTTGACAAGCACTCGTTTTTCCCAGTGAAGCAGATCCACACTTCTCCGCTCGGGTCACGGTCGCCGATGTTGCTGTGTGGTGAGTGACCTTTCTTCGGGGGGCGTGCGCCGAAGAAGTAAAGAGCCAACACCCCctccagccccccccccccccgccggcaCTGCTACCTGTGCCGAAGATCATCACGATGGCTGAGGCAACTCGTTCACAGAAAACAGACACCGTGTCGGGCGCTCCAGCGGGGGTGTgctcgcggctggcgcaggcgacccGCGTTGCCAttgcggaggaggagggtgGCGTGCGATTGGAGCAGCACTTCTCTGTACGTTCTCAAGAGTTGAGTGGGGCTTCCAACCCTGAAGCAGCGTCGGCGATcggccctccgcgcctctcaggAGCCACCAAAACCCAATCGCCGAAAGTCGCACGGGCGACTGCGTTCGCCAAAGAGGCTTCCGAACGCCGAGAGTCGCTTCCAGAGCGGCGGTGCAAAGATATTTCAGCAGCGTGGGCACTCAGCACACTGATGCTTGTATGGCTAATCCTCGTAAGCGCCGGAATTCTGAGCATCCTCTTGGCCTGGACGGCGATCAGGGCCGTAGAGAGCGCGgatcgcgccggcgcgcttaTACGTCACGCCGTTCGGGAGCTGAGTAGCAAATGCTCTGTAGCAGCAAACGAGGACGAACTCTGGCGGTGCGAAGAGGCGGCTAACCATCAACCAGCAGTGCAAACCACGAATAAATGCTTCTATTCTTTTGTGCCGACGGTATGGCAGCCGCACGCTGGTAGTGAGCGGCTACCTGCTGAAAAGAATGAGCTGAATGCTGACGGCGGAAGCGCATCGACGCCCCCAACACCACAGAGTGAAGATACTCCCCAGGTGATGGGGACCCAaccgctcgcgtcgcgcttTGCCTGCATGGCCCTCTCCACAGCTAAGAAAATCTTGCGCTTTCCTTTCGTTGCCGTGAAGCGTGTGAGTGCGTGGGCGAGGAAGCTCTCCTGCGACACATGTGCAAGCCCCGGCGTGAGGAGTGCTTCCAACGAATACCAGCACGAAGCCGTGAACTCTACCGACGGACACTTTGAAACCCGGTCTAACAACTTGTTCCCTGCGTTGTATGACCTTTCCATCGCAGCGGAACGCGTCCGTGAGTTTACGTCCTCCATCGTCACACTCGGGACAGTCACCTTCCTCATTTCGGGGGTAGGAGCTCTTTCTCTCAGCTCCATCATCATCAGTACACATGCCGGTCGCCAGTGGATGGCCTGGACGCTGATGCAGACCGCACTCGCCGGCGTCACCACGCTTGGGGTCGTGTGCGTGCTCCAGCCTAGGTATGTGTGGGCGCTGGACATCAACGTGCGGTCGACCTAGAGTTCCAGCCTGCAGCAAGGCTACCGAATCGCGAGTTGTGGAATAGTCTCAAGCCCTCGGGTAATCTTCTggacgcgcgctgcaggcggttTCCGTCGTCAGACTATCGAATCTGCCGCCCGTTTCGAGACGCCCCGCggggcgtccgccgccgtcctcgcaATGGCGAGTTGCCCTCGAGGCTGTCGCCTTCTAGGTTTCGAGAGCGTGGCGCTTGCTACTCCCCCATCCACTCGTGATG
This portion of the Besnoitia besnoiti strain Bb-Ger1 chromosome VII, whole genome shotgun sequence genome encodes:
- a CDS encoding hypothetical protein (encoded by transcript BESB_078120), which produces MAEATRSQKTDTVSGAPAGVCSRLAQATRVAIAEEEGGVRLEQHFSVRSQELSGASNPEAASAIGPPRLSGATKTQSPKVARATAFAKEASERRESLPERRCKDISAAWALSTLMLVWLILVSAGILSILLAWTAIRAVESADRAGALIRHAVRELSSKCSVAANEDELWRCEEAANHQPAVQTTNKCFYSFVPTVWQPHAGSERLPAEKNELNADGGSASTPPTPQSEDTPQVMGTQPLASRFACMALSTAKKILRFPFVAVKRVSAWARKLSCDTCASPGVRSASNEYQHEAVNSTDGHFETRSNNLFPALYDLSIAAERVREFTSSIVTLGTVTFLISGVGALSLSSIIISTHAGRQWMAWTLMQTALAGVTTLGVVCVLQPRYVWALDINVRST